A stretch of the Candidatus Polarisedimenticolaceae bacterium genome encodes the following:
- the secD gene encoding protein translocase subunit SecD — MKPLHWKLSLIGGLLALSVFLFYPPEEKISLGLDLRGGSHIVMQVDTESAVTNEVSLNVSRIGQALKEKGIAFGSVASPEPGVIEVVGVDAARMADADQIMKDWVGQWSLGATAGGLRAEMPPTLRTATERLAVDATLETLRNRVDALGVKEPIVQKQGAAGDRILIQLPGVEDPQRAKEILQDPARLEWKAVIYPPGVVDYGQWIPPASEEAVRQMFGGSLPAGVELIGQRFASAEGGGTAQIYWPLSSVSVVVGNDLRSANRGADQLGRSTVDFQLTPEAGRRFGSATREYVGKKMAIVLGNSLRREVISAPVIRDEIRDRGQISGSFDVKSAEDLALKLRSGAIPANVSIIEERTVGPSLGRDSIRAGVLASIVGFVGVAAFMFIYYRLSGVNAVVALLMNVVLLLGALGYFGATLTLPGIAGLILTVGMAVDSNILIFERIREELRAGKVVRSAIEQGFQRAFGTIIDTHATTLISAFFLFTYGTGPVRGFAVTLVIGLILSMFTAVFVSRVIYDLVLGDRKVESLSI; from the coding sequence ATGAAGCCTCTTCACTGGAAACTCTCGCTGATCGGAGGGCTTCTCGCCCTCTCCGTCTTCCTCTTCTACCCGCCCGAGGAGAAGATCAGCCTCGGCCTCGACCTGCGCGGCGGCTCGCACATCGTCATGCAGGTGGACACCGAGTCCGCCGTCACGAACGAGGTGAGCCTCAATGTCAGCCGCATCGGCCAGGCGCTCAAGGAGAAGGGAATCGCCTTCGGTTCGGTCGCCTCACCGGAACCGGGAGTGATCGAGGTCGTCGGCGTCGATGCCGCCCGGATGGCCGACGCGGACCAGATCATGAAGGACTGGGTGGGCCAGTGGAGCCTCGGCGCGACCGCCGGCGGCCTGCGCGCCGAGATGCCGCCGACGCTTCGCACGGCGACGGAGCGCCTCGCGGTCGACGCGACTCTCGAGACGCTTCGGAACCGCGTGGACGCGCTCGGCGTGAAGGAGCCCATCGTCCAGAAGCAGGGAGCGGCGGGCGACCGCATCCTCATTCAGCTCCCGGGCGTCGAGGACCCGCAACGCGCCAAGGAGATCCTGCAGGACCCGGCCCGGCTCGAGTGGAAGGCCGTCATCTACCCGCCGGGAGTCGTCGACTACGGCCAGTGGATCCCACCGGCCTCCGAAGAAGCCGTACGCCAGATGTTCGGGGGCTCGCTGCCCGCGGGCGTCGAGCTGATCGGCCAGCGTTTCGCGTCCGCCGAAGGCGGCGGCACGGCCCAGATCTACTGGCCGCTCAGCTCCGTGTCCGTCGTCGTCGGGAACGATCTCCGCTCGGCCAATCGCGGCGCCGACCAACTCGGGCGCTCGACGGTCGACTTCCAGCTCACGCCCGAAGCCGGCCGCCGTTTCGGCTCGGCGACCCGCGAATACGTCGGCAAGAAGATGGCGATCGTCCTCGGCAACAGCCTCCGACGCGAGGTGATCTCGGCGCCGGTGATCCGCGACGAGATCCGGGACCGCGGCCAGATCTCCGGCTCCTTCGACGTCAAGTCCGCCGAGGACCTGGCGCTCAAGCTGCGCTCCGGCGCGATCCCGGCGAACGTCTCCATCATCGAGGAGCGCACCGTCGGGCCGTCGCTCGGCCGCGACTCGATCCGGGCCGGCGTGCTGGCGTCGATCGTGGGCTTCGTGGGCGTGGCGGCGTTCATGTTCATCTACTACCGGCTGTCCGGGGTGAACGCGGTCGTGGCGCTCCTGATGAACGTCGTGCTCCTGCTCGGGGCCCTCGGCTACTTCGGCGCGACGCTCACGCTTCCCGGGATCGCCGGCCTGATCCTGACCGTCGGAATGGCCGTCGACAGCAACATCCTCATCTTCGAGCGCATCCGCGAGGAGCTGCGGGCGGGCAAGGTGGTGCGGTCCGCGATCGAGCAGGGATTCCAGCGCGCCTTCGGGACGATCATCGACACGCACGCCACGACCCTCATCTCCGCCTTCTTCCTCTTCACGTACGGCACCGGCCCCGTCCGCGGGTTCGCGGTGACGCTCGTGATCGGCCTGATCCTGTCGATGTTCACCGCGGTCTTCGTGTCGCGCGTGATCTACGACCTCGTCCTCGGCGACCGAAAGGTCGAATCGCTGAGCATCTAG
- a CDS encoding bifunctional (p)ppGpp synthetase/guanosine-3',5'-bis(diphosphate) 3'-pyrophosphohydrolase yields the protein MRRFEDIVERVESYSPQADLSLLRKAYVFSAREHRNQVRRSGEPYLIHPLEVAYILAELHLDVSSVVAGLLHDVVEDTLTTPEMVASYFGADVAHLVDGVTKISKLQFQTREQAQAENLRKMILAMVDDIRVILVKLADRLHNMRTLEHLDADKRERIARETAEIYAPLANRLGIGRVKTELEDLAFRYLEPEAHESLQRALEARRNASEAFIGEIRGKLSEALEEQGIRAQIYGRVKNIASIHKKIRRQRIEVDQVYDYVAFRILTDSVRDCYGALGIVHSVWSPVPGRIKDFIAMPKPNMYQSLHTSVMTEVGQPFEVQIRTHEMHRVAEDGIAAHWQYKEGGSVAARDGENVTWLRQILEWQKETKDSREFLELVKVDLYPEEVYTFTPKGKVLSFPRGATPVDFAYGIHTEVGHRLSGAKVNGRIVPLRTELQNGDIVEILTQPAAKPSRDWLAFARTSRARGKIRAWLNANERARAIDLGRELVEKEFRKYRRPAKDLDSASGEALRRIGFSSLDDYLAAVGYGKVTPHQLLASLVPPSELQAPKPDGPVARVVKRALGIGDRGVKVRGLDDALVTLSKCCNPVRGEEVVGYISRGRGVTVHSVHCPNLQSLMYDPERRIDVEWDGAEGDRALYDVKLSLDVQDRQGLLAKIVSAIADEKANIRNVDAKTFEAKDARIDLTLAVADRQQMERVMARIRKIEGVRDVERVLR from the coding sequence GTGCGCCGGTTCGAGGACATCGTCGAGCGGGTCGAGTCGTACAGCCCGCAGGCGGACCTTTCGCTTCTGCGGAAGGCGTACGTCTTCTCCGCGCGCGAGCATCGCAACCAGGTCCGACGGTCGGGCGAGCCCTACCTCATCCACCCCCTCGAGGTGGCGTACATCCTGGCGGAGCTCCACCTCGACGTCTCGAGCGTCGTCGCCGGGCTCCTCCACGACGTGGTCGAGGACACCCTCACCACCCCCGAGATGGTCGCGTCGTATTTCGGGGCCGACGTCGCCCACCTCGTCGACGGCGTGACCAAGATCTCCAAGCTCCAGTTCCAGACGCGGGAACAGGCCCAGGCCGAGAATCTCCGCAAGATGATCCTCGCGATGGTGGACGACATCCGGGTGATCCTCGTCAAGCTCGCCGACCGGCTGCACAACATGAGGACGCTCGAGCACCTCGACGCGGACAAGCGGGAGCGCATCGCCCGGGAGACCGCCGAGATCTACGCGCCGCTGGCGAACCGCCTCGGGATCGGCCGCGTCAAGACCGAGCTCGAGGACCTCGCCTTCCGCTACCTGGAGCCCGAGGCCCACGAGTCGCTCCAGCGCGCCCTCGAGGCGCGGCGCAACGCCAGCGAGGCCTTCATCGGAGAGATCCGCGGGAAGCTCTCGGAGGCCCTCGAGGAGCAGGGGATCCGCGCCCAGATCTACGGCCGGGTCAAGAACATCGCCTCGATCCACAAGAAGATCCGGCGCCAGCGCATCGAGGTGGACCAGGTCTACGACTACGTCGCCTTCCGCATCCTCACCGACAGCGTCCGCGATTGTTACGGGGCGCTGGGCATCGTGCATTCGGTCTGGTCCCCCGTGCCGGGACGGATCAAGGACTTCATCGCGATGCCCAAGCCGAACATGTACCAGTCGCTGCACACCTCGGTCATGACCGAAGTCGGCCAGCCCTTCGAGGTCCAGATCCGGACGCACGAGATGCACCGGGTCGCCGAGGACGGCATCGCCGCGCACTGGCAGTACAAGGAGGGCGGCTCGGTCGCCGCACGCGACGGCGAGAACGTGACGTGGCTCCGTCAGATCCTCGAGTGGCAGAAGGAGACCAAGGACTCCCGCGAGTTCCTCGAGCTCGTCAAGGTGGACCTCTACCCCGAGGAGGTCTACACCTTCACGCCGAAGGGGAAGGTGCTCTCCTTCCCGCGCGGGGCGACTCCCGTGGACTTCGCCTACGGCATCCACACCGAGGTCGGCCACCGGCTCTCGGGCGCGAAAGTCAACGGTCGCATCGTGCCCCTGCGCACGGAGCTGCAGAACGGCGACATCGTCGAGATCCTCACGCAGCCCGCCGCGAAACCGAGCCGGGACTGGCTCGCGTTCGCGCGGACCTCCCGGGCGCGCGGGAAGATCCGCGCATGGCTCAACGCCAACGAGCGCGCCCGGGCGATCGACCTGGGCCGGGAGCTCGTCGAGAAGGAGTTCCGGAAGTACCGGCGGCCCGCGAAGGACCTCGATTCGGCGAGCGGGGAGGCGTTGCGGCGCATCGGCTTCTCGAGCCTGGACGACTACCTCGCCGCCGTCGGCTACGGGAAGGTCACCCCGCACCAGCTCCTCGCCTCGCTCGTTCCGCCGTCGGAGCTTCAGGCTCCCAAACCCGACGGCCCCGTGGCGCGGGTGGTGAAGCGGGCGCTGGGCATCGGGGACCGCGGGGTGAAGGTGCGGGGGCTCGACGACGCCCTCGTGACGCTGTCGAAGTGCTGCAACCCGGTGCGCGGCGAGGAGGTCGTCGGGTACATCAGCCGGGGCAGGGGCGTGACGGTGCATTCGGTCCACTGCCCGAACCTCCAGTCGCTCATGTACGACCCGGAGCGACGGATCGACGTCGAGTGGGACGGAGCGGAGGGCGACCGCGCGCTCTACGACGTCAAGCTCTCGCTCGACGTGCAGGACCGGCAGGGACTCCTCGCGAAGATCGTCTCGGCGATCGCCGACGAGAAGGCCAACATCCGCAACGTGGACGCGAAGACGTTCGAAGCGAAGGACGCCCGCATCGACCTGACCCTCGCGGTGGCCGACCGGCAGCAGATGGAGAGGGTCATGGCCCGCATCCGGAAGATCGAAGGCGTCCGGGACGTGGAGCGCGTGCTCCGCTGA
- a CDS encoding roadblock/LC7 domain-containing protein, whose product MNFDRPLEKLRKDSPEVRDAALIGLDGVVIARAGSGDGDAVEAAAAALADVLRKAAAAHRVAELGEPEEMVLATPDGTVVVRPVGTEYAVLALVESGGLSGRARHAVRLAAAAFEPELA is encoded by the coding sequence ATGAACTTCGATCGCCCTCTGGAGAAGCTGCGCAAGGACTCCCCCGAGGTCCGTGACGCCGCGCTGATCGGCCTCGACGGCGTCGTGATCGCGCGCGCCGGGAGCGGCGACGGCGACGCGGTCGAGGCGGCCGCCGCGGCGCTGGCCGACGTCCTGCGCAAGGCGGCGGCGGCCCATCGCGTCGCCGAATTGGGGGAGCCCGAGGAGATGGTCCTGGCCACTCCGGACGGGACCGTCGTCGTCCGGCCCGTCGGCACGGAATACGCGGTCCTCGCGCTGGTCGAGTCCGGCGGATTGTCCGGGCGCGCCCGACACGCCGTGCGGCTCGCGGCGGCGGCCTTCGAGCCCGAGCTCGCCTGA
- the rpmB gene encoding 50S ribosomal protein L28 — MARVCTLCGKKTIFGNTVSHAHNVSSRTFMPNLQRVRVHLERGGTRRMRVCTRCIRTGAIRKTVR; from the coding sequence ATGGCCAGGGTATGCACGCTCTGCGGGAAGAAGACGATCTTCGGGAACACCGTGTCCCACGCGCACAACGTGAGCTCGCGCACGTTCATGCCGAACCTGCAGCGCGTCCGCGTTCACCTCGAGCGCGGGGGCACGCGCCGGATGCGCGTCTGCACCCGGTGCATCCGCACGGGCGCGATCCGCAAGACCGTCCGCTGA
- the pilQ gene encoding type IV pilus secretin PilQ: MSKYGKWFPAALAACALAGLAIAETGEAAAPATGPQAEAAAEGKAARASVLSEIVVGTEGEGRPRVTLAGDGAFAFDTQTLENPKRLVVDLKGVTSRLSAPQVAVAEGGVVRVRAGQFRRQPDAVSRVVFDLEGDVAWTIREEAFGLVVEFAPAAAAVESAKAAPAAEPPAAEPVAASRALAPEAVDALLRQPALAAEPESSALRVPQGSFDTKTISSDAPVYSGKRISMNLVDTDIKQIFRLFHEISGLNFVLDPGVDGKVTIVLDNVPWDQALDIILKNNGLDKVLENNVIRIATTQKLASEAQARKALRENRELEVEPVTITRTLSYAKAKDVENVIKNGGILSARGKVIVDERTNALIVSDIPKRIEPLDVLIDTLDAETPQVMIEARIVETSKDFSQDVGVKWGFNAIADASRGTATRLNFPRNASVKYALNLPGEGGANAINFKFGNILDSFTLDLALNALETEGRGRILSSPKIATQNNEKAEIEQGVRIPVVNTTATEINVEFVSASLRLSVTPQITAEGTVIMDVTVENNQPDFLNRVGDVPPITTQRAQTKILVGDGGTAVIGGIFVVNEGVSDVGVPWFRKLPGVGWLFRNKVVTNTNRELLIFLTPKILKVG; encoded by the coding sequence ATGAGTAAGTACGGCAAGTGGTTCCCGGCCGCGCTGGCCGCGTGCGCGCTGGCCGGCCTCGCGATCGCCGAGACCGGCGAGGCTGCCGCGCCCGCGACAGGGCCGCAGGCCGAAGCCGCGGCCGAGGGGAAGGCGGCCCGCGCCTCCGTCCTGAGCGAAATCGTCGTCGGCACGGAGGGTGAAGGCCGGCCGCGGGTGACGCTCGCCGGCGACGGCGCCTTCGCGTTCGACACGCAGACGCTCGAGAACCCGAAGCGCCTGGTGGTGGACCTGAAGGGGGTGACGAGCAGGCTCTCCGCCCCGCAGGTCGCCGTCGCCGAGGGCGGCGTGGTCCGCGTCCGCGCGGGCCAGTTCCGGCGTCAGCCGGACGCCGTCTCGCGGGTGGTCTTCGACCTCGAGGGGGACGTGGCGTGGACGATCCGCGAGGAGGCGTTCGGCCTCGTCGTGGAGTTCGCCCCCGCGGCGGCCGCCGTCGAGTCCGCCAAGGCGGCTCCGGCCGCCGAGCCGCCGGCCGCCGAGCCGGTCGCCGCCTCCCGCGCGCTCGCCCCGGAGGCCGTCGACGCGCTTCTCCGGCAACCGGCCCTCGCGGCGGAGCCCGAGTCCTCGGCGCTGCGCGTCCCCCAGGGGAGCTTCGACACCAAGACGATCTCGTCGGATGCCCCGGTCTACTCCGGCAAGCGCATCTCGATGAACCTCGTGGACACCGACATCAAGCAGATCTTCCGGCTGTTCCACGAGATCTCGGGCCTGAATTTCGTCCTCGACCCCGGCGTCGACGGCAAGGTCACGATCGTGCTCGACAACGTGCCGTGGGACCAGGCCCTCGACATCATCCTGAAGAACAACGGGCTCGACAAGGTCCTCGAGAACAACGTCATCCGCATCGCGACGACGCAGAAGCTCGCGTCGGAGGCTCAGGCGCGCAAGGCGCTCCGCGAGAACCGCGAGCTCGAGGTCGAACCGGTCACGATCACGCGGACCCTCTCCTACGCGAAGGCGAAGGACGTGGAGAACGTGATCAAGAACGGCGGCATCCTCTCGGCGCGCGGCAAGGTGATCGTCGACGAGCGCACCAACGCGTTGATCGTCAGCGACATTCCCAAGCGCATCGAGCCCCTCGACGTCCTGATCGACACGCTCGACGCCGAGACGCCGCAGGTCATGATCGAGGCGCGGATCGTCGAGACGTCCAAGGACTTCTCCCAGGACGTGGGCGTGAAGTGGGGCTTCAACGCGATCGCGGACGCCTCGCGCGGCACGGCGACCCGCCTCAATTTCCCGCGCAACGCATCCGTCAAGTACGCCCTGAATCTGCCCGGCGAGGGCGGCGCGAACGCGATCAACTTCAAGTTCGGCAACATCCTCGACTCGTTCACCCTCGACCTCGCCCTCAATGCGCTGGAGACCGAGGGCCGGGGCCGGATCCTCAGTTCCCCGAAGATCGCGACGCAGAACAACGAGAAGGCCGAGATCGAGCAGGGCGTTCGCATCCCCGTCGTGAACACGACCGCGACCGAGATCAACGTGGAGTTCGTCTCCGCGTCGCTGCGCCTGTCCGTGACGCCGCAGATCACCGCGGAAGGCACCGTGATCATGGACGTGACGGTCGAGAACAACCAGCCGGACTTCCTGAACCGCGTCGGCGACGTGCCCCCGATCACCACGCAGCGCGCCCAGACCAAGATCCTCGTCGGGGACGGCGGGACGGCGGTCATCGGCGGCATCTTCGTGGTCAACGAAGGCGTCAGCGACGTGGGCGTGCCCTGGTTCCGCAAGCTCCCCGGCGTCGGGTGGCTGTTCCGGAACAAGGTCGTGACCAACACCAACCGTGAGCTGCTCATCTTCCTCACGCCCAAGATTCTCAAGGTCGGCTAG
- a CDS encoding RidA family protein, translated as MRRPVNTHRAPAAVGPYTQAIVADNLVFVSGQIPLDPASGQLVDGGVEEQTRQVLRNIAAILAEAGSSMDRVVRATVYLTDLGEFEAMNRVYGEMFTGMRPARVTVEVSKLPKGARVEIDAIAILK; from the coding sequence GTGAGACGACCCGTCAACACCCATCGGGCGCCCGCCGCCGTGGGGCCGTACACCCAGGCGATCGTCGCGGACAATCTCGTGTTCGTGTCCGGACAGATCCCGCTCGACCCCGCCTCCGGCCAGCTGGTGGACGGGGGTGTGGAGGAGCAGACCCGGCAGGTCCTGCGCAACATCGCGGCGATCCTGGCGGAGGCGGGATCGAGCATGGACCGCGTGGTCCGCGCGACCGTCTACCTCACCGACCTCGGCGAGTTCGAGGCGATGAACCGCGTCTACGGCGAGATGTTCACGGGGATGCGCCCCGCGCGGGTCACCGTCGAGGTGTCCAAGCTGCCGAAGGGTGCACGCGTCGAGATCGACGCGATCGCGATCCTGAAGTAG
- the pilO gene encoding type 4a pilus biogenesis protein PilO: MLEKLPFWGQVALALALAALIVAAVYFMGIQGMREEIAVLHADIEQLDAKIREGRAIEQKLPEFEREVANLQRKLGDIQQILPTGTETGDLLRWIKNMSDQSNLELKVFAPGNLVPRDFYKDFPIDMDVVGRYHDLGIFLDRVSKYSRIINVDNLRMAATPPGSEKTIRATFTATTFVYDEQAAVASEGQR, from the coding sequence ATGCTGGAGAAACTTCCGTTCTGGGGCCAGGTGGCGCTCGCGCTGGCGTTGGCCGCGCTGATCGTCGCCGCGGTGTACTTCATGGGCATCCAGGGCATGCGCGAGGAGATCGCGGTCCTGCACGCCGACATCGAGCAGCTCGACGCGAAGATCCGCGAGGGTCGGGCGATCGAGCAGAAGCTCCCCGAGTTCGAGCGCGAGGTCGCGAACCTCCAGCGCAAGCTCGGCGACATCCAGCAGATCCTTCCGACCGGCACCGAGACCGGGGATCTGCTGCGCTGGATCAAGAACATGAGCGACCAGTCGAACCTGGAGCTGAAGGTCTTCGCTCCGGGGAATCTGGTGCCGCGCGACTTCTACAAGGACTTCCCGATCGACATGGACGTCGTGGGGCGCTACCACGACCTGGGCATCTTCCTCGATCGCGTCAGCAAGTACTCGCGCATCATCAACGTCGACAACCTGCGCATGGCCGCGACCCCGCCGGGGAGCGAGAAGACCATTCGCGCGACGTTCACCGCGACGACCTTCGTGTACGACGAACAGGCCGCCGTGGCTTCGGAGGGGCAGCGATGA
- the secF gene encoding protein translocase subunit SecF: MFEFFHEPKFDFVGKTKIWAGVSIAMVVLAVAVLSTKGLHKGIEFTGGTEVQVQYASKPDIGAVRAILERSGFTGAVVTSIGKAEENEVYIRVPLAEGSAERDISKEIVTALQRDGAQLALRGQSYIGPVIGEEIVTKAMWAIFGSLAGMLVYIWIRFEFQWGAAAVIALVHDTIVTLGMFSLFDFEMSLPVVAAFLTLIGYSVNDTVVVFDRVRENIKLRGGELPTLRVLINDSLNQTLSRTMLTSSLTWICCLSLFFLGGPALRDFSIVLVMGIVIGTYSSIYVASPVLVAWREWISRRATEGGKTGAAAPAKPAARKVRTSGKA, from the coding sequence GTGTTCGAGTTCTTCCATGAACCCAAGTTCGACTTCGTCGGCAAGACCAAGATCTGGGCCGGCGTCTCCATCGCCATGGTGGTCCTCGCCGTGGCGGTGCTGTCCACGAAGGGTCTCCACAAGGGGATCGAGTTCACGGGCGGCACCGAGGTCCAGGTCCAGTACGCCTCGAAGCCCGACATCGGCGCGGTCCGCGCGATCCTCGAGCGCTCGGGGTTCACCGGCGCGGTCGTGACCTCCATCGGCAAGGCCGAGGAGAACGAGGTCTACATCCGTGTTCCCCTCGCCGAGGGGAGCGCGGAGCGGGACATCTCCAAGGAGATCGTGACCGCGCTGCAGCGGGACGGCGCCCAGCTCGCGCTCCGCGGTCAGTCGTATATCGGACCGGTCATCGGCGAGGAGATCGTCACAAAGGCGATGTGGGCGATCTTCGGGTCGCTCGCCGGAATGCTCGTGTACATCTGGATCCGGTTCGAGTTCCAGTGGGGCGCCGCCGCGGTCATCGCCCTCGTGCACGACACGATCGTGACGCTGGGAATGTTCTCGTTGTTCGACTTCGAGATGAGCCTGCCCGTCGTCGCCGCGTTCCTGACCCTGATCGGCTACTCGGTGAACGATACCGTCGTGGTGTTCGACCGCGTTCGCGAGAACATCAAGCTTCGAGGGGGCGAGTTGCCGACCCTCCGGGTCCTCATCAACGACTCGCTGAACCAGACCCTGAGCCGGACGATGCTGACCTCCTCGTTGACGTGGATCTGCTGCCTGTCGCTCTTCTTCCTCGGCGGCCCGGCGCTCCGCGACTTCTCCATCGTGCTCGTGATGGGGATCGTGATCGGGACATACTCGTCGATCTACGTCGCGTCGCCCGTGCTCGTGGCGTGGCGCGAGTGGATCTCGCGCCGCGCGACGGAGGGCGGCAAGACGGGGGCGGCCGCGCCCGCGAAGCCGGCCGCCCGGAAGGTGCGGACGTCCGGGAAGGCCTGA
- the accB gene encoding acetyl-CoA carboxylase biotin carboxyl carrier protein produces MEARELRDLIELISRSNFSTFELEREGFKLRLVKGGGAVPGAPAPEVVAPASSSASPLPAVPPAVAAAPILVESGLVDVASPIVGTYYRQPSPGSDPFVEVGSRVKKGQVLCIIEAMKLMNEIEAEIDGEVVEICVQNAQPVEFGEVLFRIRPA; encoded by the coding sequence GTGGAAGCCAGAGAGCTCCGCGATCTGATCGAGCTCATCTCGCGCAGCAACTTCTCGACCTTCGAGCTCGAGCGCGAGGGCTTCAAGCTCCGCCTCGTGAAGGGCGGGGGGGCGGTCCCCGGGGCGCCCGCTCCGGAGGTCGTCGCGCCGGCGTCCTCCTCGGCGTCGCCCCTGCCCGCCGTGCCCCCGGCCGTGGCCGCCGCGCCGATCCTGGTGGAGTCGGGGCTCGTCGACGTCGCCTCGCCGATCGTCGGCACCTACTACCGTCAACCCAGCCCCGGCTCCGACCCGTTCGTCGAGGTCGGCTCCCGCGTCAAGAAGGGGCAGGTGCTCTGCATCATCGAGGCGATGAAGCTGATGAACGAGATCGAGGCGGAGATCGACGGCGAGGTCGTCGAGATCTGCGTTCAGAACGCCCAGCCGGTCGAGTTCGGGGAAGTGTTGTTCCGGATCCGACCGGCCTAG
- the pilM gene encoding type IV pilus assembly protein PilM — protein MFFGRSRNLVGLDIGDSSIKVVELKDLGKGRGYALAKAGWEPLSPDAIVDGAIMDSQMVIEAIQRLFQRLRIKNNQVATALSGHSVIVKRISLPTMSEAELAESIHWEAEQYIPFDIEDVNLDYQILEGSSLSGEGNMDVLLAASKKDKINDYTSVVTQAGLQPTTVDIAAFALQNAFEANYEFEPHQIIALVDVGAAVSSISVLHGGTSVYWRDINIGGNQYTDAVQKELNLSAEQAERLKRGEEIDGIPYERVLPILSGANEDVGSEIQKTLDFFKQISATDEPLDRLYLTGGSAQVVHLKESLGERLKTQVELLNPFRKIQPAGRDVSPEIVHEMAPTASVAVGLALRKIGD, from the coding sequence ATGTTCTTCGGACGCAGCCGTAACCTGGTCGGACTGGACATCGGCGACAGTTCCATCAAGGTCGTCGAGCTGAAAGACCTAGGAAAAGGCCGGGGTTACGCCTTGGCCAAAGCCGGCTGGGAGCCGTTGTCCCCGGATGCCATCGTGGATGGCGCCATCATGGACTCCCAGATGGTGATCGAGGCCATCCAGCGGCTCTTCCAGAGGCTCCGGATCAAGAACAACCAGGTGGCAACCGCATTGTCGGGCCACTCGGTGATCGTCAAGCGGATCAGCCTGCCGACGATGAGCGAGGCGGAGCTCGCCGAGTCGATCCACTGGGAGGCCGAGCAGTACATCCCGTTCGACATCGAGGACGTCAATCTGGACTACCAGATCCTCGAGGGTTCCTCGCTCTCGGGCGAGGGGAACATGGACGTCCTGCTCGCCGCCTCGAAGAAGGACAAGATCAACGACTACACGAGCGTCGTGACGCAGGCCGGCCTCCAGCCGACCACGGTCGACATCGCCGCATTCGCGTTGCAGAACGCATTCGAGGCCAATTACGAGTTCGAGCCCCACCAGATCATCGCACTCGTGGACGTGGGCGCGGCGGTCAGCTCGATCTCGGTGCTCCACGGCGGGACCTCGGTCTACTGGCGCGACATCAACATCGGGGGCAACCAGTACACCGACGCCGTCCAGAAGGAGCTCAACCTCTCCGCCGAGCAGGCCGAGCGCCTGAAGAGGGGCGAGGAGATCGACGGCATCCCGTACGAGCGCGTCCTGCCGATCCTCTCCGGGGCCAACGAGGACGTCGGCTCCGAGATCCAGAAGACGCTCGACTTCTTCAAGCAGATCTCGGCGACGGACGAGCCCCTGGACCGTCTCTACCTCACCGGCGGCTCCGCCCAGGTCGTGCACCTGAAGGAGTCCCTGGGGGAGCGGCTCAAGACCCAGGTGGAGCTCCTCAACCCGTTCCGGAAGATCCAGCCCGCCGGCCGGGACGTGAGTCCGGAGATCGTTCACGAGATGGCGCCGACGGCCTCGGTGGCGGTCGGTCTCGCGCTCCGAAAGATCGGGGATTGA
- a CDS encoding PilN domain-containing protein, translating to MIKINLLAERKAAKAKAPGAGLKLEGFSGGSNILLLGVLLVGVLVAGGWYLMTSNELKAQQERKREAEAEVARLVEIRKKADEFKRQKELLERKINLITELKKKQSVPVHILDQVSRNLPDFLWLDSMTAASNQVQIAGKATTYNAVSNFYDNLIASGQFQNVVLGRTSEITEGVTFSLTCTYQAPAEAAATSAPAPEAPASTPAPATKG from the coding sequence ATGATCAAGATCAACCTGCTCGCCGAACGGAAGGCCGCGAAGGCGAAGGCGCCCGGCGCCGGCCTGAAGCTCGAGGGATTCTCCGGCGGCTCGAACATCCTCCTGCTCGGCGTGTTGCTCGTCGGCGTGCTCGTCGCGGGCGGCTGGTACCTGATGACGAGCAACGAGCTGAAGGCCCAGCAGGAGCGCAAGCGCGAGGCCGAGGCCGAGGTGGCGCGACTGGTCGAGATCCGCAAGAAGGCGGACGAGTTCAAGCGCCAGAAGGAGCTGCTCGAGCGCAAGATCAACCTGATCACCGAGCTCAAGAAGAAGCAGAGCGTTCCGGTCCACATCCTCGACCAGGTGTCGCGGAACCTCCCCGACTTCCTCTGGCTCGACTCCATGACCGCCGCCTCCAACCAGGTCCAGATCGCCGGCAAGGCGACGACCTACAACGCGGTGTCGAACTTCTACGACAACCTCATCGCGTCGGGGCAGTTCCAGAACGTCGTCCTCGGGCGCACGTCGGAGATCACCGAGGGCGTCACGTTCAGCCTCACGTGCACCTACCAGGCTCCGGCCGAAGCCGCCGCGACGTCGGCACCGGCTCCCGAGGCGCCCGCGTCGACCCCGGCGCCGGCGACCAAGGGCTGA